DNA sequence from the Streptomyces sp. CA-210063 genome:
CACACGGCCCCTGGACGACGTCTGGATGATCGTCGGGGCCGCGGTGGCGATGGCCCTCGGCCTGTGGCTTTTCCTGCTGGCGGTGACGCCGGGACTGCGCCGGCTGCTGCCCATGCGGCGGCCCACCGGTATCCCTGGGGCAGAGGACGTCCGAGCCGGGCTTGACCGCCGCGCGGCCGCCCTGGTTCTGCGCGACCGGGCCATGCAGGTGCCCGGTGTCCAGTCGGCACACGTCGATGTCGGCCGCCGGAAGGTCAAAGCCCGGGCACGGGCACATTTCCGAGATCTTGAGGAGGTCCGCGGGGACCTGCACGCCGAGCTGGGCGAAGCCGTGACGTCCTTGGGCCTGGCCCGGCAACCCACACTGGCCGTGCGCGTCCGGCGCCCCAAGAAGGGCTGAGGTGATCCGATGCTCAAAACGGCGAACCGGGTGCTGCTCGGACTGCTCGGCCTCGGACTGTTCGCCCTGGGCGGCGGCGTGCTGTTGGGCGCACTGGACCTGCAGCGCCACTGGGATTTCGACGTGCCGGGCTGGTGGCCCTTCCGTGGGCCGGACGATGTGG
Encoded proteins:
- a CDS encoding alkaline shock response membrane anchor protein AmaP yields the protein MSANTSRQPTGASDLSPGPGQAAPSADGTPGAAEGATKVIDGSGRPTHRFWSGRRIPAALAALLSAAAVGFLLYDVVAVRAGRNAMRWRRRLAEELATRPLDDVWMIVGAAVAMALGLWLFLLAVTPGLRRLLPMRRPTGIPGAEDVRAGLDRRAAALVLRDRAMQVPGVQSAHVDVGRRKVKARARAHFRDLEEVRGDLHAELGEAVTSLGLARQPTLAVRVRRPKKG